The Spirosoma sp. SC4-14 DNA window AAACCCGCCTGTCGGTCACCGATTTTATTTTGCCTGTTTTCATTATGGAAGGTACGAACGTCCGCTCTGAAGTGGCTTCCATGCCGGGTATTCACCGCTTATCGCTTGATCTCTTGCTCGAAGAAATTCAGGAGTGTGTCGATTTGGGTATCAAAACCTTCGATCTGTTTCCGAACCTGCCCGAGTCGAAAAAAGACAAGTATGCTACCGAAAGCTATAATCCCGACGGGATGTATCTTCAGGCCATTCGGGCTATTAAAGACCGTTTCCCCGAGGTAATGGTCATGACCGATGTGGCAATGGACCCCTACAGTTCTGATGGGCACGATGGCATTGTCGAAAACGGTAAAATTCTGAATGATCCAACGCTTGAAGTGCTTGGCAAAATGGCTCTGGCACAGGCACAGGCGGGCGCTAACATTGTAGGCCCTTCCGATATGATGGACGGTCGGGTTGGTTACATCCGTCAGGTGCTCGATGAAGGTGGTTTCCACGACGTAGCCATTATGTCGTACTCGGCGAAATATGCGAGTGCTTTCTACGGGCCATTTCGCGATGCACTCGATTCGGCACCGAAATTTGGCGATAAAAAGACTTACCAGATGAATCCGGCCAATAGCCGCGAAGCCCTGATCGAAGCCCAGCTCGATTTTGCCGAAGGTGCCGATTTTCTGATGGTAAAGCCTGCCCTGGCGTATCTGGATATTATTAAACTCCTGAACGAGAATTTTCACTTACCCATTGCGGCCTATAACGTCAGTGGCGAATATGCCATGATTAAGGCGGCTGCTCAAAAGGGCTGGCTCGACGGCGACCGCGCCATGATGGAGGTGCTGCTGTCGATCAAACGCGCTGGAGCATCAGTAATTCTAACTTATTTCGCCAAAGAAGCGGCCCGCCTTTTATGAGTAAACTCTTGATTCGGAATGCCCGTCTGGTTAACGAGGGCCGCACTATCGAAACCGATGTACTGGTTGAAGACGGGTTTATTGCACAGATTACTTCGGGTATATCAGACACGGGTGTCGGGCAGGTTATTGATGCCAATGGGCAGTATCTGTTGCCGGGTGTGATTGACGATCAGGTGCATTTTCGGGAGCCGGGCCTGACCCATAAAGCAACGATTCGGTCGGAGTCGCGGGCAGGAGTGGCGGGCGGTGTCACGAGTTTTATGGAAATGCCCAATACCGTGCCTAACGCCCTGACGCAGGAACTGCTGGCCGATAAATATGCCATTGCTGCTCAGACATCGCTGGCAAACTATTCGTTTTTTATGGGGGCGTCGAACAGCAATCTCGATGAGGTGCTGCGAACCGATCCTAAAACGGTTTGTGGCATCAAGGTTTTCATGGGGTCGTCGACTGGCAACATGCTGGTCGATAATGAGCAGGTACTGAACGGGCTGTTCCAGAACAGCCCCATGCTGATTGCGACACATTGCGAAGATGA harbors:
- the hemB gene encoding porphobilinogen synthase, with translation MNIIRRPRRNRQSGAIRDMVQETRLSVTDFILPVFIMEGTNVRSEVASMPGIHRLSLDLLLEEIQECVDLGIKTFDLFPNLPESKKDKYATESYNPDGMYLQAIRAIKDRFPEVMVMTDVAMDPYSSDGHDGIVENGKILNDPTLEVLGKMALAQAQAGANIVGPSDMMDGRVGYIRQVLDEGGFHDVAIMSYSAKYASAFYGPFRDALDSAPKFGDKKTYQMNPANSREALIEAQLDFAEGADFLMVKPALAYLDIIKLLNENFHLPIAAYNVSGEYAMIKAAAQKGWLDGDRAMMEVLLSIKRAGASVILTYFAKEAARLL